One segment of Candidatus Paceibacterota bacterium DNA contains the following:
- a CDS encoding glycosyltransferase family 4 protein, which produces MKILITTGIYPPEIGGPATYTKLLEENFRKIGIDVGVLPFRVVRFLPKVIRHFVFVIHVLLKSVNTNIIYAQDPVSVGLPSLIASKIMRKKFIIRVAGDYAWEQSRQRYKVTDSIDNFQDKNYGFRVEFMRSIQKFVVRRADKIITPSLYFSNLVSKWMSNRKIKIKIETVYNGIDFKELPRADSGYQYKPKTIISAGRLVPWKGFEMLIGSLVELQDWKLFIAGEGPEELNLKKTAENLEVKDRVIFLGKLEREHLAKFIKNCEIFALNTHFESFSFQVVESMYVGTPVISTLTGSIPEIIESMKSGILITPDDKLEFIKSVEKLSSDFGFREKITAEAEKRSRDFSIENTVGKTLNIIENILVNK; this is translated from the coding sequence ATGAAGATTCTTATAACTACAGGAATTTACCCTCCCGAAATAGGTGGCCCGGCAACCTACACTAAGCTCTTGGAGGAAAATTTTAGAAAAATCGGAATTGATGTAGGGGTCCTACCTTTTAGGGTTGTAAGATTTTTACCTAAAGTTATTCGCCACTTTGTCTTTGTTATTCATGTGCTATTAAAATCAGTAAACACAAACATTATTTATGCTCAAGATCCTGTAAGTGTTGGGCTTCCCTCTCTTATCGCTTCAAAGATTATGAGAAAGAAATTTATTATTAGGGTTGCCGGCGATTATGCTTGGGAACAGTCCAGGCAAAGGTATAAAGTGACTGACAGTATTGATAATTTTCAGGACAAAAATTACGGATTTAGAGTTGAATTTATGCGCTCTATCCAAAAATTTGTTGTTAGAAGAGCTGACAAAATAATTACTCCCAGTCTATATTTTTCTAATCTGGTCAGTAAGTGGATGTCAAATAGAAAAATAAAAATAAAAATAGAGACCGTTTACAATGGAATTGATTTTAAAGAACTTCCAAGAGCAGATTCTGGATATCAATATAAACCAAAGACAATAATCTCTGCTGGTAGACTTGTGCCATGGAAAGGTTTTGAAATGTTGATAGGGTCATTAGTGGAACTCCAGGACTGGAAACTTTTTATCGCCGGAGAAGGCCCTGAAGAACTTAATCTTAAAAAAACAGCTGAAAATCTAGAGGTGAAAGACAGGGTTATTTTTTTAGGTAAGCTTGAAAGAGAACACTTGGCTAAATTTATAAAAAATTGTGAAATTTTTGCTTTGAATACTCATTTTGAAAGTTTCTCTTTTCAAGTTGTTGAGTCTATGTATGTTGGGACACCGGTTATCTCCACCTTGACAGGAAGCATCCCTGAAATAATAGAGAGTATGAAGTCTGGGATATTAATAACTCCTGACGACAAACTTGAATTTATTAAATCTGTTGAGAAGCTTTCATCTGATTTTGGATTTAGGGAGAAAATTACCGCTGAAGCTGAAAAAAGGTCTAGAGATTTTTCAATTGAAAATACAGTAGGAAAAACTTTAAATATCATTGAAAATATCTTAGTAAATAAGTGA